From Deferrisoma camini S3R1, the proteins below share one genomic window:
- a CDS encoding methylenetetrahydrofolate reductase C-terminal domain-containing protein: MIVAEQKPLDEILALTEGAERVAVLGCGTCVTVCFAGGEKEAEVLAASLRMRARVQGRSLDATHGVVQRQCEWEYLDAARPSLEGVDCVVSLACGVGVQAMVERFPELRTVPGLNTKFYGLPTEHGVWEARCAGCGDCVLGLTDGICPVARCSKSLLNGPCGGSQGGKCEISPDTPCAWHLIYERMEALGHLDRLAEIQPPKDWSPGPSGGPGRIVREDLRRGPPTIEESEPASSLLAS; the protein is encoded by the coding sequence ATGATCGTGGCCGAGCAGAAGCCCTTGGACGAGATCCTGGCCCTGACCGAGGGGGCCGAACGGGTGGCGGTGCTGGGGTGCGGCACCTGCGTGACCGTGTGCTTCGCCGGAGGCGAGAAGGAGGCCGAGGTTTTGGCCGCTTCGCTGCGCATGCGGGCCCGCGTGCAGGGCCGCTCGCTCGACGCCACCCACGGCGTGGTGCAGCGCCAGTGCGAGTGGGAGTACCTGGACGCCGCCCGGCCGTCCCTGGAGGGGGTGGACTGCGTGGTGAGCCTGGCCTGCGGGGTGGGGGTGCAGGCCATGGTGGAGCGGTTCCCCGAGCTGCGCACCGTGCCGGGGCTGAACACCAAGTTCTACGGCCTGCCCACCGAGCACGGGGTGTGGGAGGCCCGGTGCGCCGGGTGCGGGGACTGCGTGCTGGGCCTGACCGACGGCATCTGCCCGGTGGCCCGGTGCTCCAAGAGCCTTCTGAACGGGCCGTGCGGGGGCTCCCAGGGCGGCAAGTGCGAGATCAGCCCCGACACCCCCTGTGCGTGGCACCTGATCTACGAGCGGATGGAGGCCCTGGGTCACCTGGACCGGCTGGCCGAGATCCAGCCGCCCAAGGACTGGTCGCCCGGTCCCAGCGGCGGCCCCGGCCGGATCGTGCGCGAGGACCTGCGTCGCGGCCCCCCAACGATCGAGGAGTCCGAGCCGGCGAGCAGCCTCCTAGCCTCCTAG
- a CDS encoding hydrogenase iron-sulfur subunit, translating into MSQEFEPRIVAFCCHHCAYGAADLAGAMRLRYPEGVRVVRLPCTGKLDVAHVLEAFERGADGAFVAGULEGDCHYLEGNTNAKRRVRYIAGLLDEIGIGGERVRMYNLSSAQAQRFAEICEEMTERVRALGPNPLKGADAPDEQAGAGAEAEVRA; encoded by the coding sequence ATGTCCCAGGAGTTCGAACCCAGGATCGTGGCCTTCTGTTGCCACCACTGCGCCTACGGCGCCGCCGACCTGGCCGGCGCCATGCGGCTGCGCTACCCCGAAGGGGTGCGGGTGGTGCGGCTTCCGTGCACCGGCAAGCTCGACGTGGCCCACGTGCTCGAGGCGTTCGAGCGGGGCGCCGACGGCGCGTTCGTGGCCGGGTGACTGGAGGGCGACTGCCATTACCTGGAAGGTAATACGAACGCGAAGAGGCGGGTCCGGTACATCGCCGGGCTCTTGGACGAGATCGGGATCGGCGGCGAGCGGGTGCGGATGTACAACCTCTCGTCGGCCCAGGCCCAGAGGTTCGCCGAGATCTGCGAGGAGATGACCGAGCGGGTGCGCGCCCTGGGTCCCAACCCCCTCAAGGGCGCCGACGCCCCGGACGAGCAGGCCGGGGCGGGTGCGGAAGCGGAGGTGCGGGCATGA
- a CDS encoding FAD-dependent oxidoreductase has translation MGQASGSAGLTGAVMVVGGGIGGIQASLDLADAGFKVYLVENRSAIGGHMAQLDKTFPTNDCAMCTISPKLVDTGRHLNIDVITNADVLAVEGHAGDFRVRLRRRPRYVREDRCTACGDCEKVCPVAIPNPFDEGLSTRKAIHKLYPQAVPNAFAVEKRGVSPCRHACPAGQRAQGYIAHIRAGDYEAAFRTIKLDNPFPGICGRICNHRCEDACTRGRVDEPLDIRALKRFVADWAYSRPYEPPPPAERRFDERVAVIGAGPCGLTAARDLALEGYPVTVFEALPVAGGMLRVGVPEYRLPASIIEREVQEIVDLGVDLRLNHPVSNVEDLFDDGFRAVLVAVGAHEGVRLPIPGNDLPGVLTNTSFLRDVRLGPPPDVGRRVVVIGAGDVAMDCARTGVRLGADVAVHYRRSREEASAHPLEIRHAEEEGVAFTFHSNPVEILAGPDGRVRAVRFQRMEPGEPDETGRRRPVPVPGSEFEVECDTVIFSVGQRAGLAFLPPDTGVQITRQNTVVADPETGATARPGLFAAGDTTTGTAFVIEAVASGHRAARGIHAYLRGEAVRPAPKERMPVAELSDEELRERMTRGEIRKGRRVHVRTREAQERLQGFDEVSLGYTEDEARKEAERCLSCGVCSECYSCVEACKADAVDHDQVEDTQQLRVGAVVLAPGYQAYDARLSQEYGLGRFPNVVTSLQLERMLSASGPTRGHVKRPGDAKVPKKVAFLQCVGSRDQDHDYCSSVCCMYAAKEAVMVKEHEPGTEVAVFFMDTRSFSKGYDAYYRRAREEYGVRYERCRVSRLVEDPDTGDLLVRYVRGREIREERFDLVVLSVGMEVSASVRDLARRLGIEVDDHGFCRTTLFKPLEASRPGIYVAGPFREPKDIPETVVEASGAASRAGSLLAGARGTLTREPEYPPERDVAGEEPRVGVFVCHCGSNIGGFLDVPGVAEYAGSLPGVVHAEANLYTCSQDTVAHITETVKEKGLNRVVVASCSPRTHEPLFQDAVRAAGLNPMLFEMANIRNHCSWVHGGDWEGATRKAMDLVRAAVARATRLRPVRSLRYPVKRQALVLGGGAAGMAAALDLADQGFPVHLVERTGELGGNLRRIRFLETGRSPREYLEDRVRRVLQHPNIRVHFETELEEISGFTGNFTSRLRHRSGDTDVVEHGAVIVATGAREYRGPDLGLGAHPDVVTGLDFEEFLFHKASGNGHDLDLPIARRSIPDEVVMVLCVGPAQRFCSRTCCVTALKNALILKELRPQARITVLYKDIRTYGFKERLYTEARRRGVVFRRYDEAEPPQVATGDGTVRVWYRDAATGREVSLSPELLVLAEPIVPHADLGELATRLKVPLDSDGFLLEAHVKLRPVDFQTRGLYLAGLAHYPKLLAESVAQAQAAAARAATVLAKEHVESEGVVAEVVPERCAGCLTCVRVCPYDVPQIRPDLQGAGGIAGAAYVEPATCHGCGVCAAECPAKAIQLAHYTDDQVAATVDALLGADTWYRGEGDASAAPGGC, from the coding sequence ATGGGTCAAGCGTCAGGGAGCGCCGGGCTGACCGGCGCGGTCATGGTGGTGGGCGGCGGGATCGGCGGCATCCAGGCGAGCCTCGATCTGGCCGACGCCGGGTTCAAGGTGTACCTGGTGGAGAACCGCTCGGCCATCGGCGGCCACATGGCCCAGCTCGACAAGACGTTTCCCACCAACGACTGCGCCATGTGTACCATCAGCCCCAAGCTGGTGGACACGGGCCGCCACCTCAACATCGACGTGATCACCAACGCGGACGTGCTGGCCGTGGAGGGCCACGCGGGTGACTTCCGCGTGCGGCTGCGGCGTCGGCCCCGGTACGTGCGCGAGGACCGGTGCACCGCCTGCGGCGACTGCGAGAAGGTGTGCCCGGTGGCCATCCCCAACCCCTTTGACGAGGGGCTCTCCACCCGCAAGGCCATCCACAAGCTCTACCCCCAGGCCGTGCCCAACGCCTTTGCCGTGGAGAAGCGCGGCGTGAGCCCCTGCCGCCACGCCTGCCCGGCCGGGCAGCGGGCCCAGGGGTACATCGCCCACATCCGTGCCGGGGACTACGAGGCCGCGTTTCGCACGATCAAGCTCGACAACCCGTTCCCCGGCATCTGCGGCCGCATCTGCAACCACCGGTGTGAGGACGCCTGCACCCGGGGCCGGGTGGACGAGCCTCTGGACATCCGGGCCCTGAAGCGGTTCGTGGCCGACTGGGCCTACTCCCGGCCCTACGAGCCCCCCCCGCCGGCCGAGAGACGGTTCGACGAGCGGGTGGCGGTGATCGGCGCGGGCCCCTGCGGGCTCACCGCGGCCCGCGACCTGGCGCTCGAGGGGTACCCGGTGACGGTGTTCGAGGCCCTGCCGGTGGCCGGCGGCATGCTCCGGGTGGGGGTGCCCGAGTACCGGCTGCCGGCCTCGATCATCGAGCGCGAGGTGCAGGAGATCGTGGACCTGGGGGTGGACCTCAGGCTCAACCACCCGGTGTCCAACGTGGAGGACCTGTTCGACGACGGATTCCGTGCCGTGCTGGTGGCCGTGGGCGCCCACGAGGGGGTGCGCCTGCCGATCCCCGGCAACGACCTGCCCGGGGTGCTCACCAACACGTCGTTCCTGCGGGACGTGCGCCTGGGCCCCCCCCCCGACGTGGGCCGACGGGTGGTGGTGATCGGCGCGGGCGACGTGGCCATGGACTGCGCCCGCACGGGGGTGCGCCTGGGTGCGGACGTGGCGGTGCACTACCGCCGCTCCCGCGAGGAGGCCTCGGCCCATCCCCTGGAGATCCGGCACGCCGAGGAAGAGGGGGTGGCGTTCACCTTCCACTCGAACCCGGTGGAGATCCTGGCAGGGCCCGACGGCCGGGTGCGGGCCGTGCGGTTCCAGCGCATGGAGCCCGGCGAGCCCGACGAGACCGGCCGGCGCCGGCCCGTGCCGGTGCCCGGCTCGGAGTTCGAGGTGGAGTGCGACACGGTGATCTTCTCGGTGGGGCAGCGGGCCGGGCTCGCGTTCCTGCCGCCGGACACCGGCGTCCAGATCACCCGCCAGAACACGGTGGTGGCCGACCCCGAGACCGGGGCCACGGCCCGGCCGGGGCTGTTCGCCGCGGGCGACACCACCACCGGCACCGCCTTCGTGATCGAGGCGGTGGCCTCGGGCCACCGGGCGGCCCGGGGCATCCACGCCTACCTCCGGGGCGAGGCCGTGCGGCCGGCCCCCAAGGAGCGGATGCCGGTGGCGGAGCTCTCGGACGAGGAGCTGCGGGAGCGGATGACCCGTGGTGAGATCCGCAAGGGCCGCCGGGTCCACGTGCGCACCCGCGAGGCCCAGGAGCGGCTCCAGGGCTTCGACGAGGTCAGCCTGGGATACACCGAGGACGAGGCCCGCAAGGAGGCCGAGCGGTGCCTGAGCTGCGGGGTGTGCTCCGAGTGCTACTCGTGCGTCGAGGCCTGCAAGGCCGACGCCGTGGACCACGACCAGGTGGAGGACACGCAGCAGCTCAGGGTCGGGGCGGTGGTGCTCGCGCCCGGGTACCAGGCCTACGACGCGCGGCTCAGCCAGGAGTACGGCCTGGGCCGGTTCCCCAACGTGGTCACCTCGCTCCAGCTCGAGCGCATGCTCTCGGCCTCGGGCCCCACCCGGGGCCACGTGAAACGGCCGGGCGACGCCAAGGTGCCCAAGAAGGTGGCGTTCCTCCAGTGCGTGGGCTCCCGGGACCAGGACCACGACTACTGCTCCAGCGTGTGCTGCATGTACGCGGCCAAGGAAGCGGTGATGGTCAAGGAGCACGAGCCCGGAACCGAGGTGGCCGTGTTCTTCATGGACACTCGCTCGTTCTCCAAGGGGTACGACGCCTACTACCGCCGGGCCCGCGAGGAGTACGGGGTGCGCTACGAGCGGTGCCGGGTGTCGAGGCTGGTGGAGGACCCGGACACCGGCGACCTGCTGGTCCGGTACGTGAGGGGGCGGGAGATCCGCGAGGAGCGGTTCGACCTGGTCGTGCTGTCGGTGGGCATGGAGGTCTCGGCCTCGGTGCGGGACCTGGCCCGGCGGCTGGGGATCGAGGTGGACGACCACGGGTTCTGCCGCACCACCCTGTTCAAGCCCCTGGAGGCCTCCCGGCCGGGCATCTACGTGGCCGGGCCGTTCCGGGAGCCCAAGGACATCCCCGAGACCGTGGTCGAGGCCTCGGGGGCCGCCTCGCGGGCCGGAAGCCTGCTGGCCGGGGCCCGGGGCACCCTGACCCGAGAGCCCGAGTACCCGCCGGAGCGGGACGTGGCCGGTGAGGAGCCCCGGGTGGGCGTGTTCGTGTGCCACTGCGGCTCGAACATCGGCGGGTTCCTGGACGTGCCGGGGGTGGCCGAGTACGCGGGCTCGCTCCCCGGCGTGGTCCACGCCGAGGCGAACCTCTACACCTGCAGCCAGGACACCGTGGCCCACATCACCGAGACCGTGAAGGAGAAGGGCCTGAACCGGGTGGTCGTCGCCTCGTGCAGCCCCCGGACCCACGAGCCCCTGTTCCAGGACGCGGTGCGGGCGGCCGGCCTGAACCCCATGCTGTTCGAGATGGCCAACATCCGCAACCACTGCTCCTGGGTCCACGGCGGCGATTGGGAGGGGGCCACCCGCAAGGCCATGGACCTGGTGCGGGCCGCGGTGGCCCGGGCCACCCGGCTGCGGCCGGTGCGGAGCCTGCGCTACCCCGTGAAGCGCCAGGCCCTGGTGCTGGGCGGTGGGGCGGCCGGCATGGCCGCGGCCCTGGACCTGGCGGACCAGGGGTTCCCGGTGCACCTGGTGGAGCGCACCGGCGAGCTGGGGGGGAACCTCCGGCGGATCCGGTTCCTGGAGACCGGCAGGAGCCCCCGGGAGTACCTGGAGGACCGGGTGCGGCGGGTCCTGCAGCACCCCAACATCCGGGTGCACTTCGAAACCGAGCTGGAAGAGATCTCGGGGTTCACGGGCAACTTCACGAGCCGGCTGCGCCACCGCTCGGGCGACACCGACGTGGTCGAGCACGGCGCCGTGATCGTGGCCACCGGCGCGCGGGAGTACCGGGGCCCGGACCTGGGCCTGGGCGCCCACCCCGACGTCGTGACCGGCCTCGACTTCGAGGAGTTCCTGTTCCACAAGGCCTCGGGCAACGGCCACGACCTGGACCTTCCCATCGCCCGCCGGTCCATCCCCGACGAGGTGGTCATGGTGCTGTGCGTGGGGCCGGCCCAGCGGTTCTGCAGCCGCACCTGCTGCGTCACCGCCCTCAAGAACGCCCTGATCCTCAAGGAGCTCCGGCCCCAGGCCCGGATCACGGTGCTGTACAAGGACATCCGCACGTACGGGTTCAAGGAGCGGCTCTACACCGAGGCCCGTCGCCGGGGCGTGGTGTTCCGGCGGTACGACGAGGCCGAGCCGCCCCAGGTGGCCACGGGCGACGGCACGGTGCGGGTGTGGTACCGCGACGCGGCCACCGGCCGGGAGGTATCGCTCAGCCCGGAGCTCCTGGTGCTGGCCGAGCCGATCGTGCCCCATGCGGACCTGGGGGAGCTGGCCACCCGGCTGAAGGTGCCCCTGGACAGCGACGGGTTCCTGCTGGAGGCCCACGTGAAGCTCCGGCCCGTGGACTTCCAGACTCGGGGCCTGTACCTGGCGGGCCTGGCCCACTACCCCAAGCTCCTGGCCGAGTCGGTGGCCCAGGCCCAGGCCGCGGCGGCTCGGGCGGCCACGGTGCTGGCCAAGGAGCACGTGGAGAGCGAGGGGGTGGTGGCCGAGGTCGTGCCGGAGCGGTGTGCCGGGTGCCTGACCTGCGTGCGGGTTTGCCCCTACGACGTGCCGCAGATCCGGCCCGATCTGCAGGGCGCCGGCGGGATCGCGGGTGCGGCGTACGTGGAGCCGGCCACCTGCCACGGCTGCGGGGTGTGCGCGGCCGAGTGCCCGGCCAAGGCGATCCAGCTGGCCCACTACACCGACGACCAGGTGGCCGCCACCGTGGACGCCCTGCTGGGGGCCGACACCTGGTACCGAGGCGAGGGGGACGCCTCTGCCGCGCCCGGCGGGTGTTGA
- a CDS encoding response regulator, translating into MERHTDVMIIDTDRSRVKSLRRILTEAKPDLRIDEVTRVDGCRDAVLQKRPSLVLLHTTFPYLEEDGTGLLELIQEDFRTTRTSVILVLPMPSYLVYRSGYQEGIEILDMADDLITTDYTSDMIQNMVMTVLEQKAALEAEWEAEVQGVPEYAFVTKQV; encoded by the coding sequence ATGGAACGCCACACCGACGTGATGATCATCGACACGGACCGGAGCCGCGTGAAGAGCCTGCGGAGGATCCTGACCGAGGCCAAGCCGGATCTGAGGATCGACGAGGTCACCCGGGTCGACGGCTGTCGGGACGCGGTGCTCCAGAAGCGGCCGAGCCTGGTCCTCCTCCACACCACCTTCCCCTATCTCGAAGAGGACGGCACGGGGCTCCTGGAGCTGATCCAGGAGGACTTCCGGACCACGCGCACCAGCGTGATCCTGGTGCTGCCCATGCCCAGCTACCTGGTGTACCGCTCCGGCTACCAGGAGGGCATCGAGATCCTGGACATGGCCGACGACCTCATCACCACCGACTATACCAGCGACATGATCCAGAACATGGTCATGACGGTGCTGGAGCAGAAGGCCGCCCTGGAGGCCGAGTGGGAGGCCGAGGTCCAGGGCGTTCCGGAGTACGCGTTCGTGACCAAGCAGGTGTAG
- a CDS encoding pentapeptide repeat-containing protein produces MAAHPAPKRNHAHWTLPPEQLGPLTARWLVPDEGGGTVRDRALERLRSPQRSSWSEGGDERDLRGIRLAGEDLSGVDLTGYDLSHADLSGAILTGATLCGASLVGADLSRARLDGAELLGADLRGAQLNGCSAKRAGFGEVDAEEAVFFGADLEHATFTRAELVGADLRTVRASNARFREADLEGADLSGADLRGADMALCSVQGATLNGADLRGARMRGLKGFRGATWIGVDVRDVDFTGAYLFRRHVLDENYLYEFRNQSRWHEFLYRLWWLTSDCGRSIARWGLWNLGLAFVFGCLYLLVGLDPGDHPTALTPFYYSVVTLTTLGYGDVVPATAAAQMLSVVEVILGYLGLGGLLSILANKMARRAD; encoded by the coding sequence ATGGCTGCCCATCCCGCGCCCAAGCGCAACCACGCCCATTGGACCCTGCCCCCCGAGCAGCTCGGCCCCCTGACGGCCCGGTGGCTGGTGCCGGACGAGGGCGGGGGCACGGTCCGGGACCGGGCGTTGGAACGCCTGCGCTCGCCCCAACGCTCCTCTTGGAGCGAAGGGGGAGACGAGCGGGACCTGCGGGGAATCCGCTTGGCAGGGGAGGACCTCTCCGGGGTGGACCTGACCGGCTACGACCTGTCCCACGCCGACCTCTCGGGCGCGATCCTGACCGGCGCCACCCTCTGCGGAGCCTCGCTGGTCGGAGCCGACCTCAGCAGGGCCAGGCTGGACGGCGCGGAGCTGCTGGGCGCCGACCTTCGGGGAGCCCAACTGAACGGCTGCAGCGCCAAGCGGGCCGGGTTCGGGGAGGTGGACGCGGAGGAGGCGGTGTTTTTCGGCGCCGACCTGGAGCACGCCACCTTCACCCGGGCGGAGCTGGTGGGGGCGGACCTGCGCACGGTACGGGCCTCGAACGCCCGGTTCCGGGAGGCCGACCTCGAAGGAGCCGATCTGTCGGGGGCGGACCTGCGGGGGGCCGACATGGCCCTTTGCTCCGTGCAGGGGGCCACCCTCAACGGCGCCGACCTGCGGGGGGCAAGGATGCGGGGGCTCAAGGGGTTTCGGGGGGCCACCTGGATCGGGGTGGACGTGCGGGACGTGGACTTCACCGGGGCCTATCTGTTCCGGCGCCACGTGCTGGACGAGAACTACCTGTACGAGTTTCGCAACCAGAGCCGGTGGCACGAGTTCCTGTACAGGCTGTGGTGGCTCACGTCGGACTGCGGCCGCAGCATCGCCCGGTGGGGCCTGTGGAACCTGGGCCTGGCCTTCGTGTTCGGATGCCTGTACCTGCTCGTGGGCTTGGACCCCGGCGACCACCCCACGGCCCTGACCCCGTTCTATTACAGCGTCGTGACCCTGACCACGTTGGGGTACGGCGACGTGGTCCCGGCGACCGCAGCCGCCCAGATGCTGTCGGTGGTGGAGGTGATTCTCGGCTACCTTGGTTTGGGGGGACTCCTCAGCATTCTCGCCAACAAGATGGCCCGCAGGGCCGATTGA
- a CDS encoding HDOD domain-containing protein, whose protein sequence is MFGLGKKKKKKSSDAPAKKAGKAHPKKKRAHVLPLEGAELPAFHPVAMKAMREIRGGEKSPSEIADTISADPGLSVRVLRTVNSAAFALRKEVTSVGHAVALLGLGRLESVLISVAVKDALPQRCFRGFEPGRFWRTAVKRAALAQELAGLLHPATRMECFTWGLLVDLAVPLLAQHHTATYGRVLERWHGGEGELHALEQESFGWTHAEVGGQVCRAWELPAPLTGAVEDHHLDTGEETRCPPAVQLAAILCESPEHSGIERLVQVAAARYGIPEPVSQQILSTAEEKASQLASLFAS, encoded by the coding sequence ATGTTTGGTCTCGGGAAAAAGAAAAAGAAGAAGAGCTCCGACGCCCCGGCCAAAAAGGCCGGCAAGGCCCACCCCAAGAAGAAGCGTGCCCACGTCCTGCCCCTGGAGGGGGCCGAGCTGCCGGCCTTCCACCCGGTGGCCATGAAGGCCATGCGGGAGATCCGCGGGGGGGAAAAATCCCCTTCGGAGATCGCCGACACCATCTCGGCCGACCCGGGGCTGTCGGTGCGGGTACTGCGCACCGTGAACTCGGCCGCGTTCGCCCTGCGCAAGGAGGTGACCAGCGTGGGGCACGCCGTGGCCCTGCTGGGCCTGGGCCGGCTCGAGTCGGTGCTGATCAGCGTGGCCGTGAAGGACGCCCTTCCCCAGCGGTGTTTCCGGGGGTTCGAGCCGGGCCGGTTCTGGCGCACGGCCGTGAAGCGGGCCGCCCTGGCCCAAGAGCTGGCAGGGCTGCTCCACCCGGCCACCCGGATGGAGTGCTTCACCTGGGGGTTGCTGGTGGACCTGGCCGTGCCGCTCCTGGCACAGCACCACACGGCCACCTACGGCCGCGTGTTGGAACGCTGGCACGGGGGAGAAGGGGAGCTCCATGCGCTGGAGCAGGAAAGCTTCGGGTGGACCCACGCCGAAGTGGGCGGGCAGGTGTGCCGAGCGTGGGAGCTGCCCGCCCCCCTGACCGGGGCGGTCGAGGACCACCACCTGGACACCGGCGAGGAGACCCGGTGCCCGCCGGCGGTGCAGCTCGCGGCGATCCTGTGCGAGAGCCCGGAGCACTCCGGGATCGAGAGGCTGGTGCAGGTGGCCGCCGCCCGCTACGGCATCCCCGAGCCGGTGAGCCAACAGATCCTGTCCACCGCCGAGGAGAAAGCCTCTCAGCTCGCCTCCCTGTTCGCGAGCTGA
- a CDS encoding universal stress protein has translation MRPEIRSILLPIDISDASSRVAGYAAALAERFNARLTALYVVEESEGLLGFTVASRDTDESVRELEDAAMGELAEHAHRYLPAGTEVRVEAGDPTHKILEAAEQVGADLIVMGNHNRKGLERLLVGSTAEHVIRESKVPVVSVPLLAA, from the coding sequence ATGCGCCCCGAGATCCGCAGCATCCTTCTGCCCATCGACATCAGCGACGCCAGCTCCCGGGTAGCCGGGTACGCGGCCGCGCTGGCCGAGCGGTTCAACGCCCGGCTCACCGCCCTGTACGTGGTCGAGGAGAGCGAGGGGCTCCTGGGGTTCACCGTGGCCAGCCGCGACACCGACGAGTCGGTCCGGGAGCTGGAGGACGCCGCCATGGGGGAGCTGGCCGAGCATGCCCACCGCTACCTTCCGGCGGGCACCGAGGTCCGGGTGGAGGCCGGCGACCCCACCCACAAGATCCTGGAGGCGGCCGAGCAGGTCGGGGCCGACCTGATCGTGATGGGCAACCACAACCGCAAGGGGCTGGAGCGGCTCCTGGTGGGCAGCACGGCCGAGCACGTGATCCGGGAGTCCAAGGTCCCCGTGGTGAGCGTGCCCCTGCTGGCCGCCTGA
- a CDS encoding sigma-54-dependent transcriptional regulator, with the protein MRTLIVDDERSIREGLAKTLRRMGHEAEVCSDGASALDCFRQGDYHLVFLDLKMPGLDGMEVLARMRELDPEVIVVIITGYPSIDNVLKAFRLGAYDYLPKPFSPQEVRITTARAEERRRLRFENEQLRRQLQARTDRYVIGSSPRMREVNALIEKVAATDTSVLITGESGTGKEVVARMIYELSPRKDREFVAVDCSALAGPLLESELFGHVKGAFTGAHAPKRGLLELANGGTFFLDEVGNLGPETQAKLLRVLQEREIKPVGGVTARKVDVRIIAATNADLEQEVKEGRFRGDLYYRLAVFPIHLPPLRERMEDLPELVRHFVAKHAPRVHKRFREVSPGFLSVLAGYNFPGNIRELENIVQRAVLLEESDVLRPSSLPAYLLKNQPNHRKRFPTLEELERDHIALVLRACDGQKTRAAEVLGIDRKTLYRKIKQYGLGG; encoded by the coding sequence GTGCGAACCCTGATCGTGGACGACGAGCGCTCGATCCGGGAAGGGTTGGCCAAGACCCTGCGGCGCATGGGCCACGAGGCCGAGGTGTGCAGCGACGGCGCGAGCGCCCTCGACTGCTTCCGGCAGGGGGACTACCACCTCGTGTTCCTGGACCTCAAGATGCCGGGGCTCGACGGCATGGAGGTGCTCGCCCGGATGCGGGAGCTGGACCCCGAGGTGATCGTGGTGATCATCACGGGGTACCCCTCCATCGACAACGTGCTCAAGGCGTTTCGGCTGGGTGCCTACGACTACCTGCCCAAGCCCTTCAGCCCCCAGGAGGTGCGGATCACCACGGCCCGGGCCGAGGAGCGGCGGCGGCTTCGGTTCGAGAACGAGCAGCTCCGGCGCCAGCTGCAGGCCCGCACCGACCGGTACGTGATCGGATCGAGTCCCCGGATGCGCGAGGTGAACGCGCTGATCGAGAAGGTGGCGGCCACGGACACCAGCGTGCTGATCACCGGGGAGAGCGGCACCGGCAAGGAGGTGGTCGCCCGGATGATCTACGAGCTCTCACCCCGGAAGGACCGGGAGTTCGTGGCCGTGGACTGCTCGGCCCTGGCCGGGCCGCTCCTGGAGAGCGAGCTGTTCGGCCACGTGAAGGGGGCGTTCACCGGCGCCCACGCACCCAAGAGGGGCCTGTTGGAGCTCGCCAACGGCGGCACGTTCTTCCTGGACGAGGTGGGGAACCTGGGGCCCGAGACCCAGGCCAAGCTCCTGCGCGTGCTCCAGGAGCGGGAGATCAAGCCGGTGGGCGGCGTGACGGCCCGCAAGGTGGATGTGCGGATCATCGCGGCCACCAACGCGGACCTGGAGCAGGAGGTGAAAGAGGGCCGGTTCCGGGGCGACCTGTACTACCGCCTGGCCGTGTTCCCCATTCACCTGCCGCCGCTCCGGGAGCGGATGGAGGACCTGCCCGAACTCGTGCGCCACTTCGTGGCGAAGCACGCCCCTCGGGTCCACAAGCGGTTCCGGGAGGTGTCGCCGGGGTTCCTGTCGGTGCTGGCGGGGTACAACTTCCCCGGGAACATCCGGGAGCTCGAAAACATCGTGCAGCGGGCCGTGCTCCTGGAGGAGTCCGACGTGCTTCGGCCATCGAGCCTGCCCGCCTACCTGCTGAAGAACCAGCCCAACCACCGGAAACGGTTCCCCACCCTGGAGGAGCTGGAGCGCGACCACATCGCGCTCGTGCTCCGCGCCTGCGACGGGCAGAAGACCCGGGCGGCTGAGGTGCTGGGGATCGACCGCAAGACCCTCTACCGCAAGATCAAGCAGTACGGGCTGGGGGGCTAG